The segment TGCCTGTTTGAACGATCGCTACCAGGCTCTTCAGCCAGACCGGATTCAACATGCGGCAGGCTCGGCCTTGGGCAGACGGTTCGCAGCGTTGATTGGGCGCGCACCTGCCAATGCCTGGATGATGTTCTGCGCTGCACAACGTTCAATCTCCAGGCGCACCGCGCGCACTGCCGACCCTATGTGCGGAGTGAACAGCGTATTCGGATGCGCGAGCAGCGCAGGATCGATCAGCCGCGGCCGGTCCGCGCGAGCCCAGTCTTCCATTTCGAATACATCCGCCGCATACCCGCCGAGCTGGCCTCGCTCAAGCGCCGCGAGCACGGCGGCTTCATCCACTACCGAACCACGACAGGGGTTTACAAGCAGAGCGCCCGGCCGTACGAGGGCAAGCAGCTCGGCGTTGACCAGATGCTGGGTATCGGCATTCAAGGGAAGCGCCAGCAGGATGAAGTCCGAGCTGGCGAAGAGTTCGCTGCACGCCACCCGGCGCAGGCCGAGCCGTTGCTCGGTTTGTGTATCCAGAGCCTTCGCCTCGTGGTACTGCAGGGTCGCGCCCCATCCCTGCAAGCGATCAGCCATGGCCAGTCCGATGGCGCCCATGCCAAGGATGCCGACCGTAGCGTTATCCAGCCCCGTGCCGTAGAACTGTGGTTGCCAGCCCTGGAACTTGCCAGAGCGGACGAACGCATCTGCTGCCCGCAGATGCCGCCCCAGCCCCACCGCCAGTCCGATCGCCAGCTCGGCAGTCGGGACCGTCAACAGATCAGGCACGAAGGTCAGCCAGACCCCGCGGGCAGTACAGGCGTCCACATCGAAATTGTCGAAGCCCTTGAGCGCGCAGCCGACTACACGCAGCTCAGGGCAGGCTTGAAGAAAGTCTGCATCGACCCGATCGGGCATGAACGCCATCATCGCCTGAGCATCGCGGCAGCGGCGCAGAATTTCCTCGCGCGGCAGCGTGCTGTCGGTCTGGTTGGTCATCAGCTCGCAATGTGGCGCCAGCAGTTGCAGGATCTCATCGTGTACTCGGTGAGTTATAACGAGTTTCGGCAGCATGGTTTGTCCTATTTGAAACGTTTGCGCAGCACGCCACTGAAGGCGTCTACTAGCGTGACCATGGCCAGGATGACCAGCAGGATTGCTGCAACCTCCTGGTACTGCATGATGCGCAGCGAGCCCATGAGTTCGAAGCCGATACCGCCGGCGCCAACCATGCCCATCACGGTGGAGGCGCGAAAGTTGTATTCCCAGCGGTAGATCGCCACGTCGGCGAACTGCGGCGTCACCTGTGGCAAAACCGCGTGCAGCAGCACTTGCATCGGCGTAGCCCCCGCCGCCCGAGCGGCTTCCACCGGCGCTTCGTCGACGTGCTCGATGGCCTCGGCGAAGAACTTGCCGACCATGCCGACCGAATGCAGACCCAGGGCAAGCACGCCCGGCAAGGCGCCGAACCCTACGGCTGCAACGAAGATGATGCCCATGATCAGCTCCGGCACCGACCGCAGGGCATTGAGCAGCACCCGGGCAACACCGAACACAAGGGGGTGCGGCGCCGTATTGCGCGCTGCAACGAAGGCCACCACCAGCGAGAACACCACTGCGATGGCCGTACCGGCGATGCTCATCGCCAAGGTGTCGATCAAGGGGCGAATCCAGCTTCGATAGCCCGAAAAGTCTGGCGGCATGGCCTCGCCTGCCAGGGTCGCGATGGAGGGCAGCCCGTTCAGCAGCGTGGTGGCATCGAGCAGCCCCACGTACCAGCAGGCCAACAGCACCACTCCGAATACAATCGCCACCTGCCCCAGCTGGCGCCACCAACCGAGGCCGAAGCCTCGAAGGATGTGCTCGCGTTGCTCTGCAGGCAGCGCCTGCACGTCGTAATGAGTAGACATATCGGTGCTCACATCGTGGCGAAGTCGAGGCCGAGCAGCGATCCCATGTTGCGGATCACATCGTAGTCGGCGTCGGTGATTGGCGCGAAGGCCTCGGCCTTGAAGTTGCGCAGCACTTCGGGATCGTCGATACCGACGAATACATCCCGCACCTTGGTTTTCAGCTCGGGGCTCAGGTTCGAGCGCATCGCCCAGGGGTACTGGGGGTATTCGCCGCTGTAACCAAGTACTTTCACCTTGCTCGGATCGATTAGGCCACGTTCGACTGCGTGATTGAAAATTACCTCCGACAGCCCACCCGCATCGGCGTTGCCGTTCGCCACGTTGACGGCAACGGCGTCATGCGTGCCCACAAAATGTTGTTCGTAGTCCTGCCCACCCGTCAAACCGGCCGTCTCAAGAAGCACGGCTTTGGGAATCAAATGGCTGGACGTCGATGCCCGGTCACCATAGGCCATCTTCTTGCCCTTAAGGTCGGCATACTCATTCACGCCTGACGCCACATTGGCGATAATCACCGAGCGATAGGTCGGCTTGCCGTCGATGACCATGGCAGCGAAGGGCTCGATGTCGCTTTTGCTTTTGGCCATGACGTAGGACAGCGGACCGAAATACGCCAGGTCGATACGGCCAAAGCGCATCGCCTCAATCATCGAGGAATAGTCGGTGGTTACGATCAGCTGCACCTTCTTGTCCAGATGCTCTTCCAGATAATCCTTCAGCGGCTGGTTACGCTTGATCAGCTCGGAGGCGTTTTCGTCCGGCAGCAGGGCAACCTTTAGCACATCCGGATCGGCATCGGCCGCTAGGGCGGACAAACTTGAAACAGCGGACAGCAAGCAAGTCAATAAGAGCGCGGATAAGCGTTTCATCGGGACATCTCCAGTGAAGGTTCGAGCATGACAGGTGGTTCAGCCGGAGCATTCGCTGGCTGAGTCGTAGAGCGGCCTGCATAGATGCGCTCAAGCTGCGCATCGGTGAGTTCCGAGGGCGCGGCATCGAAAACGATCTGAGAATCGGCCAGCCCGACGACGCGATCGGCGAAGCGGCGGGCATATTCGAGTTGATGCAGCGAAACGATGGCGGTGATGCCGTCTTCCTTGCAGATGTCGCGCAGCAATCCGAGAACACGGACCGAAGTGGCCGGGTCGAGACTGGCTACCGGCTCATCGGCCAGAATGATCGCCGGCTGTTGCGCTAGCGCACGCGCGATGCCTACCCGCTGCTGCTGGCCACCGGACAGTTTGTCCACCCGGCTTAGCGCCTTGTCTGCCAGACCGACCCGAGCGAGGCAACTGAGCGCAATCTCCTGATCGGCACGCGGCAGAGGAAACAGCGAGCGGAGCGTGTTGTGAAAGGCCAGCCGACCGGTAAGCACATTAGCCAGTGCGCTTTGACGTTCGATTAGCTGGTGGTGCTGAAAGATCATGGCGGTACGCCGACGATGCTGACGCAAGGCCGAGCCGCTGCCGAGTTCACCGAGTTCGCTGGTGACACTGCCGCCAGTGGGCGTGACGAGTCGATTGAGACTACGGAGCAAGGTCGACTTGCCTGCGCCCGAGAGACCAAGCAGCACGGTGAACTCACCACGCCGAAATGCAATCGAGGTATCGCGTAGGGCTGTCACGCCGCCTGGATAGACGACGCTCAACCGGTCGACCCGCAGCACGGCGTCCTGTATCGGATGGGGCGTCATTTGATCACCTTTCGCAATATTGCTGGCCGCACAATTGCGGTTCGCGATGCAAAGGGTAGAAATTCCTTGTTAACGCACTGTTTCTAAAGGATGACATTTCGATGAATACTTCGAATCTGCCGTAGCGGGGCGGCAAGCGAAGCCGTGGAAGAACGGGCGCAACGTAGCGTCTTTCTTCACGCGGGATACAGGAGGCTTTGATTGATACTGCTGCGGATTCGCTACAGTAACGTTGGGCCAGAACGTAATGCCATCCAAGCAAGAGAGCGCACACTAGGGAAACTCTGAAGAAGACTTCCAGATTTTGGCAAAATACCCGGATTCCACCCACCGAGTTTCCCGATGAAGCAGATGACCTTCGCCGACGCCGAGTACGCTGGCAAGCGCAAGCAAACCCGCAAGGAGTTGTTCCTGATCGAGATGGATCGGGTGGTGCCGTGGAAGGGCTTGATTGCTTTGATCGAGCCACATTATCCGAAGGGTGAAGGTGGCCGTCCGGCCTACCCGTTGATGGCGATGCTGCGTGTGCATCTGCTGCAGAACTGGTTCGGCTACAGCGATCCAGCGATGGAGGAAGCGCTGTACGAAACCACGATCCTGCGCCAGTTTGCCGGGCTGAACCTGGAGCGCATCCCCGACGAAACCACCATTCTCAACTTCCGCCGCTTGCTGGAGAAACACGAGCTGGCGGCCGGCATCCTCGCTGTCATCAATGGCTCTGGGCGACCGCGGCCTGTCGCTGCGCCAGGGCACCATCGTCGATGCAACGCTGATCAATGCGCCCAGTTCGACCAAGAACAAGGACGGCAAGCGCGACCCGGAAATGCACCAGACCAAGAAGGGAAACCAGTATTGTGTGTCACGAACACAGGTCAGATGACCTGTGCTGCTGTGCCGAAGATGGAAGTAGGCCTTCCGAAGTCGGCTTGCAGGAGCGGACTTCAAACCACCCGGTGCTGCTGCATCCAAAAGGTGTGGTGGTGAGCGACCGAGGAAAAGTCATCCCTGAGGATGGCAGGTGAGTATGGAGAAGATGAGCGAAAGCAAACCGTCCGATGACGCATCGTTATGCCCAAGGTGCTGCCGAAACTGAGGTGGAGTACTGGCTTCAGGACAAGTCGGGGCGTTACCTGCTTACGGACCCGATGGCAGCCGGTGTATAGGCGGCATGATCTTCATACAGGCTTTGGTACGGAACGTGAGAACCTTGTTCCAGATGCGAAGGAAAATGACAAATGGCCAACACCATGAGGAAGAATACCGATGCTGGAACGAGGGGCGGAGCTTCCCGTAGTAGCGATGAAGCCTCTGTAATGGAGGTGGAGCGAAGGGGCGGCGTTATCCGGCCGACGAGCGTTGCCAACCTCCGGGGATGAGTGGCGTGAGCTCGGCGAAACCTTATGACATAGCGAAACGCACGGTATGGGACGCCTACCAGCAGGTCAGGGCCAACCGCGGTGCTGCCGGCATCGACGATGAAACCATCGCCGATTTCGAGCGGGATCTGTCTAAGAATCTCTACAAGCTGTGGAATCGGATGTCGTCGGGGTCGTACTTCCCGCCTCCGGTCAAGCAAGTAGAAATTCCCAAGGCATCGGGAGGCACGCGCAAGCTGGGAGTGCCCACGGTTGGTGATCGTGTCGCGCAAACCGTGGT is part of the Stutzerimonas balearica DSM 6083 genome and harbors:
- the ptxD gene encoding phosphonate dehydrogenase PtxD — encoded protein: MLPKLVITHRVHDEILQLLAPHCELMTNQTDSTLPREEILRRCRDAQAMMAFMPDRVDADFLQACPELRVVGCALKGFDNFDVDACTARGVWLTFVPDLLTVPTAELAIGLAVGLGRHLRAADAFVRSGKFQGWQPQFYGTGLDNATVGILGMGAIGLAMADRLQGWGATLQYHEAKALDTQTEQRLGLRRVACSELFASSDFILLALPLNADTQHLVNAELLALVRPGALLVNPCRGSVVDEAAVLAALERGQLGGYAADVFEMEDWARADRPRLIDPALLAHPNTLFTPHIGSAVRAVRLEIERCAAQNIIQALAGARPINAANRLPKAEPAAC
- the phnD gene encoding phosphate/phosphite/phosphonate ABC transporter substrate-binding protein; the protein is MKRLSALLLTCLLSAVSSLSALAADADPDVLKVALLPDENASELIKRNQPLKDYLEEHLDKKVQLIVTTDYSSMIEAMRFGRIDLAYFGPLSYVMAKSKSDIEPFAAMVIDGKPTYRSVIIANVASGVNEYADLKGKKMAYGDRASTSSHLIPKAVLLETAGLTGGQDYEQHFVGTHDAVAVNVANGNADAGGLSEVIFNHAVERGLIDPSKVKVLGYSGEYPQYPWAMRSNLSPELKTKVRDVFVGIDDPEVLRNFKAEAFAPITDADYDVIRNMGSLLGLDFATM
- the phnC gene encoding phosphonate ABC transporter ATP-binding protein, which encodes MTPHPIQDAVLRVDRLSVVYPGGVTALRDTSIAFRRGEFTVLLGLSGAGKSTLLRSLNRLVTPTGGSVTSELGELGSGSALRQHRRRTAMIFQHHQLIERQSALANVLTGRLAFHNTLRSLFPLPRADQEIALSCLARVGLADKALSRVDKLSGGQQQRVGIARALAQQPAIILADEPVASLDPATSVRVLGLLRDICKEDGITAIVSLHQLEYARRFADRVVGLADSQIVFDAAPSELTDAQLERIYAGRSTTQPANAPAEPPVMLEPSLEMSR
- the phnE gene encoding phosphonate ABC transporter, permease protein PhnE, which translates into the protein MSTHYDVQALPAEQREHILRGFGLGWWRQLGQVAIVFGVVLLACWYVGLLDATTLLNGLPSIATLAGEAMPPDFSGYRSWIRPLIDTLAMSIAGTAIAVVFSLVVAFVAARNTAPHPLVFGVARVLLNALRSVPELIMGIIFVAAVGFGALPGVLALGLHSVGMVGKFFAEAIEHVDEAPVEAARAAGATPMQVLLHAVLPQVTPQFADVAIYRWEYNFRASTVMGMVGAGGIGFELMGSLRIMQYQEVAAILLVILAMVTLVDAFSGVLRKRFK